In the genome of Massilia sp. W12, the window CCAGCCCGAATGTGGCCGAATACGGCGGCGAACCTTACCTGGTGTCCAACACCATCTTGCGCGACTTCCGCATGATTGTGGCGCATGTTTCACCGGATCATGGCCGTATCGCGCTTTCTGAAAGCGATCAGCGCCTGTTGCAATGTCACTCAGGCGAAGCGGTGCGTACGCTCTCACTCAATTTGAAAAGGACGAATAATGAATAAGCACAATCATTTGATCGACGGCGTTTGGGTGAACGGCAGCGGGAGCGCTTTCACCGCCATCAATCCGGCCAATGGCGCTGTGACCTGGGAAGGCAATCAAGCCAGCGCGGAAGAGGTCGATGCGGCTTGCCGCGCCGCCCGCGCCGCCTTCAAACCCTGGGCCAGAACCGCATTGGATGAGCGGATCGCGGTGTGCGTGCGTTTTCGCGATTTGCTCAAAGAAAACACCGAAGAATTGGCGCAGCTGATTGCGCAGGAAGTCGGCAAACCGATGTGGGAAGCGCGCACCGAAGTTGCGACTATGGCGAATAAGGTGGATATCTCGATCCAGTCCTATCATGCGCGCACCGGTTCGGTCAGCAATAAAGTGGCGGATGGCGATGCGGTGCTGCGCCACCGTCCGCACGGCGTGTTTGCCGTGTTCGGCCCTTACAACTTCCCCGGCCATTTGCCGAATGGCCATATCGTGCCGGCCTTGATCGCCGGCAACACGATTGTTTTCAAACCCTCGGAATATGCGCCGCAAAGCGCGATCAAGACCGTGCAGCTGTGGGAAATGGCCGGCTTGCCCAAGGGCGTTTTGAATTTGGTGAATGGCGCGCGCGATACCGGCGCGGCGCTGGTGCAAAACCCGGAAATCAATGGCATTTTATTCACCGGCAGCTGCCAGACCGGGATCGCCTTCCACAAAATGTTCGCCGGCCAGGTCGATAAGATGCTGGCGCTGGAAATGGGCGGCAATAATCCGCTGCTGGTGTGGGATGTCAAGAATGTGGACGCGGCAGTGCATCACACCATTCAATCGGCTTTTGTCAGCGCCGGTCAGCGCTGCACCTGCGCGCGCCGCCTGATTGTGCAAGACAATGCCGCCGGCGAAGCCTTTATTGCGCGTTTGGTGGAGGTGGCCAGCCGTCTGACGGTCGGCCCGCAAGATGCTGATCCGCAGCCTTTCATGGGGCCGGTGGTGTCGGCCAAAGTGGCGCAAAATCTGCTGGGCGCCTATCAATCGCTGCTGGACAAGGGCGGCAAATCGCTGCTGCAAATGCGCCATTTGCAAGAAGGCACGGGTTTTGTGTCCGCCGGCATCGTCGATGTCACCGGGGTGCAGGGGATTGCCGACGAGGAATGGTTCGGCCCCTTGCTGCAAATTTTCCGCGTCAAGGATTTCGCTGCAGCGATGCAAGTGGCGAACAACACCGAATTTGGCCTGGCCGCCGCACTGTTGTCGGATGACGCCGCGCTGTGGCAGGAATTCTTGCTGGAAGCGCAAGCCGGCATCGTCAATTGGAACCGCCCGACCACCGGCGCTGCCAGCACCGCGCCGTTTGGCGGCGTGGGCAAATCCGGCAACCACAAGCCTAGCGCCTACTATGCGGCGGATTACTGCGCCTATCCGGTGGCTTCGATTGAAAACAGCCAGTTGGAAATGCCGGCCAAGCTGTCGCCGGGTTTGCATTTTTAAGAAGCACTCCCCCGAATTGGAGCTTGTATGGCCGATGTGAAATTTCCAACTCCGGGAACAGTTTTATGGGCGATTGACATATCACTGGAGACTGATGTCTTCAGAGGCGGGGCGGCGGCAAAGCCAAATGTTGATTATCTAAGGTTTGCTGATTTGGATATGAAGCATTTGCCTGGCCGTATTGAGAGTGATGCTCAAGATGATTTTGTTGTCTCTCCAGGTCAGGGTGTGTCACTTTTCTTGGAGAAGTCACTACAAAACGGCATGGTTGTGCTTGATGACACCTTGCGAAAGGTCATTGAAAAAAGCAAGCAAAAGAAAGTTCATTGGTGGGGAATTGATCAGAATCACCCAATTCCGGCGGGGCTCAAATTGATTTATGACGGTCATCCTCCCGGGCATTGTACGCTGACGGTAGAACGGGAGATGACTGTTCGAGCATTTTTGTCGCTGGTTGCGATGGTCCCGTTCAGTCCCCGGGGGAGTGATGTGGTTGCTTTTCTTGAGTGAGGATTTGTATGAAAACCTATCACTATGATCTGAGTATAGGCGAAGTCGGAACGATTGTTGTGGCGCTTAATCAGTATGCAAAGAAGCTTTTTGAAGAAAGCGGTGAGGATCTAGAGGATGCCGGGAACGATATATTGTACGTTCAGGCTTTACTTAAAGCCTTACAGGATGGATGCCCCGATTTAAAAGGGTAAACCAGGCTTGGCGGAACGAAACGCCTACCCGGCATCCGACAGCGGTGGCATGGCAAAGGAATTGGAAAAGCAATATCAGCGCTGCGCGCAAAGTTGGCTTGCTGGATTCCCGATAAAAGCATTCGGGAATGACGGTCGAGTTGGGGCGTCGTGCTCATTGCAGTGATATGGATGCTAAAAAATACACAATAGAATTGACTGGATTGCAATTGGAGCATGCCATTGTGATGGCGATGAGTTATATGGATGCCCTGCTCAAGAGGTCTGAGCAGAATGCGCAAGGCGGCGAACATGAGGATTACCTGGTTGCTCAGAGCCTCTTAAAAAAACTGATTGCCGCAAAAGGGGGCCCCTTGTGATCCGGTTTGATGCACAAAAGAATCAGAGCAGCACAGAAACACAAGTTTTTCGCAGTTCAGCTTGTAAATCGTTGTAAAACCATAACAAAAGCAGCCTACGCATTAGTACGCATAGCGTGGCGGCGGCGCTTTACAGTACTATCCCGGGATTCCACTTTAGCCAGGAGACATCATGAAACGTTTGAAACATCTTGCGATTGCCTTAGCCGCTGTGTTTGCCTGCAGCGCCCCCCAGGTCATGGCGCGCACCCTGGATGAAATCAAGGCCGATGGCAAGATCATCCTCGCCACTGAAGGCTTGTATCCTCCATTCAACTATATGCAAGGCTCGAAACTGACCGGCTTTGAAGTTGAACTGGCAGAAGCCGTGGTGAAAAAGATGGGTTTGAAGTTCGAGTGGAAATCACTCTCGTTTGACGCCTTGCTGGCCGGCTTGCGGCAAGACCGCTGGGATCTGGTGATCGCGTCTTTCGGCATCACCGAAGAGCGTTCCAAAGCGGTGCTGTTCACCGCTCCGCACTATTGCAGCGGCGGTGTGATCGTGTCGCGCGATGGCTCGGTCAAAACCGTGGGCGATCTGAGCGGCAAAGTGGTGGCCGCACAAACCGGCACCACCTATTTTGAAAACGTCAAAAAAGTGCCGGGCATCAAAGAAGTCAAAAACTATCCGGCTGACACCGATGCGCGCGCCGCTTTGACTTCGGGCCGGGTGGATGCCTGGGTGTCTGACCGTTTCGTCGCCAAAACCGCGATGGAAGCCAATCCTGCCGGCATGAAACTGGGTGATTTCCTGTTCGTTGAGCGCGTCGCCTCCGCCGTGAAAAAAGGCAATACCTCGCTCGCTGGCGCCTGGGATAAAGCGCTGGCTGAAGTCATGGCTGACGGCACATATAAAGCGCTGTCGGAAAAGTACATGAAAGAAGACGTGCGCTGCAAATAACGGCATGACTGGAGAGAGGCTTTGATTCCCGCCAACATGTTCCCGCCCGGCTGGTCGCGCGAAAAAAAGAGCGCGGTCACAGTGGCGACCGCCATCATCCTGATGCTGCTGTTTCTGTGGCTGATGGCCACGCCCCTGTCCTGGCTGCCGGCGCCGATCGGCCCGGCGGCGCAGCAATTCGCCGAAGGCTCGCGTATGACGGTGCAACTCACCGTGGTCGCCGGCCTGGCCGGGGTTTTGCTGGGCGTGATCGCCGCCTTGGCCAAATTGTCCAGCATCTGGCCATTGCGCATGCTGGCTTCGTTTTACATCTGGGTGTTCCGTGGCACGCCGCTGTTGGTGCAAGTGATGTTTGCGTTTTCCATCACCCTGCCCAATGGCAGCAATTTCACCGAGTTCCAGGCCGCCGTGATTGCGCTGGCTTTGAATGTCGGCGCCTACAATGCCGAAGCGATCCGCGCCGGCATTCTGGCGGTGCCGCGCGGCCAGCATGAGGCGGCGCGCTCGCTCGGTTTGTCATCGTTTCAGACATTCATTGATGTGATTTTTCCGCAAGCCTTCCGTATCTCGCTGCCGGCCCTGGTCAACAACATTGTGTCACTGTTGAAAGACTCCAGTCTGGCGTATGTGATCGGGGTGGTGGAATTGTCGAATATCGGCAATCAGGTCAAATCCGCTTCCTTTGAACCGGTGCCGGTGTTTATCACGGTGGCCGCGATTTATCTGGTGCTGACCACGCTCATGACCCAGGTGTCAGACGCGATTGAGCGCCAATTGGATGTGGAGCGCCACAAATGAGCATGCAAGCCAAACAGCGTGGGGACAAACCCCTGATCACAGCCAAAAACGTGAACAAGCATTTTGGCGCGTTTCATGCCTTAAAAGATGTCTCGGCTGAATTCTGGGCCGGCGAAGTGACGGTCATTATCGGCGCCTCCGGCTCCGGCAAATCGACTTTCCTGCGCACCCTGAACCGCTTGGAAACGCATGACAGCGGCAGCATTGTGATTGACGGCATTGAACTCAATGACAATGTGAAAAATCTGGACGCGATCCGGCGCGAAGTCGGCATGGTGTTTCAGAGCTTTAATCTGTTTCCGCATCTGTCAGTGCTGGACAATATCACGCTCGCGCCGCGCCGTTTGCGCGGCATGAGCCGTGAGCAGGCCAACGGCGTGGCGCTCGATTTGTTGAAAAAAGTCGGATTGGCGGAACACTCGCACAAATACCCGCACCAGATGTCGGGCGGGCAGCAACAGCGGGTGGCGATTGCGCGCGCGCTGGCGATGTCGCCCAAAGTGATGTTGTTTGACGAGCCGACTTCCGCGCTGGATCCGGAAATGATCAAGGAAGTGCTGGATGTCATGAAAGACCTCGCCAAAACCGGCATGACCATGATCGTGGTGACACATGAAATGGGTTTTGCGCGCGATGTCTCCGACCGCGTGATCTTCTTTGAAAAAGGACAGATCCTGGCCGAAGCGCCGCCGCAGCAGTTTTTCAATGATGCGGGAAATGACCGCATCCGCAGTTTTTTGGGACAGATTCATAACCATTGACATACAAGCCCGGCAAACGGGCATTGAAGACAAGGAGAACAAGGATGGGTAAGCGGTCTGTGATGATGGCGGCCTTGCTGGGCCTGGGCGCGGTGCAAGGCGTGCAAGCGCAGTCGGCGCAGGATTTCGAGGAAATGCGCGCTGAGATCCGTCGTTTGCGTGCGGAAGTGGAAGCGCTGAAAAAAGACAAGGGCGCGATGCAGGAAAAGCATGCCGGCATGCATGGCGCAGGCCATGGCGCCATGAAAGACAAAGTGGATGATCTCGAATTGCGCGCCAAGGATGCGGTGGTGCTGGGCGATATTCCAAATTCCTTCCGTCTGCCGAATTCGGAAACCTCGCTGCGCATTTACGGTTTCGCCGAATTGAATATGGTCAAGGAATTCAAGGGCGATAACGGCGATTCCGATTACGCTTCTTTTGTGCCGTATGTGCCGCTGTCCGGCTCGGCGGAAGCCAACCGCAATGGCCGCACCTATCTGCATGCGCGCACCACGCGTCTGGGCGTGGAAGCATCCACCCCGTCGCCGTATGGCCCGATCGGCTTGAAGCTGGAAGGCGATTTCAATAACGACCCGCGCACCGGCAATGCCGCAGTGTCCGGCGACATCAAAAATATCTACACCCAGCAAGCCACCAACAGCTATAACTTCCGCCTGCGCCATGCGTATGGCCAGTTTGGCGGCCTGCTGATCGGCCAAACCTGGTCCACCTTCATGGACGTGGACAATGGCCCGGAAACGGTGGACTTCAATGGCCCCATCGGCGCCACTTTCATCCGTCAGCCGATGATCCGCTATTCCTACAACACCAAGGATTCCGGCGTGTTTACCGCTGCGCTGGAAAACGCGGTTTCGTATGTGCTGGACAATACCGGCTCCGTCACCACCAAGGGCTTCTCGCGCGCGCCGGATCTGGTGGCGCGCTGGGATAAGAGCTTTGCCTGGGGCAGCCTGTCCCTGCGCGGAGTGACGCATGAGCTGCGGGTGAAAGACGGCGCGACTGGCGTCGGCACATCCAGCTGGGGCTATGGCCTGGCCGCTTCCGGCCTGATCAAAGCCGCCGGTGACGATATCGTGCTGTGGGGCCTGACCTGGGGCCAGGGCATTGGACGTTACTTCAACTACATCGAAGGCGCTTTCTATGATGCGGCGAATAACCGCATCCTGAAAGAAAAAGCGCTTGGCGTGCAGTTGGCGTATCAACACAAAGCTGCGCCGAATCTGCGCTTTAACGCGGTGTTCGGCGCACAAAAACACTATGACAACGCCTACACCGATTTCGCCCGCGCCAACGGGCTGGACGCGGGCCGCTTCGGCATCAACCGCTCGGTATGGCAAACCCATTTGGGCTTTATCTGGAATCCGGTGAAGAATGTGGATTTCGGCGCCGAATGGCTGTACGGCAAACGTAAGACCCTGGCAGGGGAAACCGGCGAGATGAACCGCCTCGATTTCTCGGCCAAATATTATTTCAACTAAGCCACCGCGCACGCGCCAGTTCCCCTGGCGCGTGTTTGCTTGTGGCGTGCGGATTGTCAAATCTGCAAGCGAAGGGAAACACAGCAGCCAACCTGCGCCGTTTCCCGGCCTTCGCGCAGCCACAAGTTGCGGCGGAGGCGCAGTATTGCCTTTTTATATGAGATTGGAGAAGCAAGATGGAACAACAACCGCAAGATTTGCGCAATCAAACCCTGGAATTGATCAAACGCAGCGCGGCTGATCAACCGGAGCTGGTGCAAGCCTTGACTCTGACCTGGCTCACGTCCCTGGATGAGGATGATTTACAGGGCATCGCTCCCGGCAGTCTGGCCGAAGTATTGCGCGCCGGTTTCGCACAAACCCTGTTGCGCGCCGGCAAAACATGTCAAGTGCACAGCCTGAGCTATGCCGATGGACGTGGCGGCAAGGCCAGCGCGTTGTTGATCCAAAATGACGACATGCCTTACCTGGTGGATTCGCTGGTGATGGCGCTGCGCAAGAGCCGCCTGAGCGTCAACGCCGTGTTGAACGCCGTGCTGGGCGTGACGCGCGACGCATCCGGCCAGCTGACTGCGGTCAGCCATGTCAAAGACAGCCATGGCCCGCGTGAATCGTATGTGCTGGTGCTGTTGGCGGAAACCGCTGCAGCGGAAATGCTGCACACCGTGTCGGCGCAAATCCGCATGGTGGCGCAAGACGCCGCTGTGGTGCAACGCGACGCCGCCAAGATTAAAGAATTGATGGAAGGCATCGGCCAGGACGTGAAATCGCGCGGCGCCGAAGGCTTTGAAGTCGCCGAATTTCTGCAATGGGCGCAAAGCGAAGGCTTTGAAGCCTTTGGCTACGCCTACTACCGCGTGGTGGCCGGCGCGCGTGAGCTGGAGCGCGATCTGCCCAGCCGCATCGGCGTATTGCAAGACACCAGCCACCCGGTGTATGGCGCCTGCCTGGCGAATATTCCGGGCGACTACGAAAGCCTGGCCGCACGCAAAGACATCTTGTCAGTGGTGAAGGCTGACGTGCAATGCACCCTGCACCGCGATCAGCGTCTGGATTTCATCGGCGTGCGCGACACCGACAGCGCCGGCAAGATCATCGGCGAACACTGCTTTGTCGGCCTGTTCACCCGCGTCGCCACCAACACTGCCGTGGCCAAGCTGCCGGTGGCGCGTCTGCGCGTCGCCAAAGTGCTGGAATTGGCCGGCGTGCGCAAAGAAGGTTTCCGCGCTGAAAAATTCCGTGAAATTCTGGATTCGCTGCCGCGTACCGAAACCATGGAAGCCGACCCGCAATGGCTGGCTGAAGTGTGCAGCGCCATCGTTTCCATGTACAAGCTGCCGCGCACCAAGGTGTTTGCGCGGCGCGACGTGTATGCGCGCCACCTGAACGTGCTGGTGTATCTGCCGCGCGAACGCTATAGCGCGAATCTGGCCGAAGCCGTGGCCGCTGCGCTCAAAGAAAGCTCCGGCGCTTCTGATGTGCGTTGGCAAACCCTGGTGGCCGATGGCCCGCTGGCGCGTCTGTACCTGATCGCCAACGCCGCCCGCTACCCGCTCGATTTGGCCAGCGACATTCAACAACCGCTGCTGAAAGTGATGGACGGCTGGCATGGCGAATTTGAGCAGCTGATCGAAGCGCTGCCGGACGCCAATTTGCGCAGCCGTCTGCGCCAGGACGCCGCCGCTTTGCCGGCGGCCTACATCAATGTGACCCCGCCGGCAGTCGCACTGCGCGATTTGCAAGCCGCGCTGGCGCAGGGCGATCGCGAAGAAGCAGCGGTGCGCATTGAAGTCGCCGCTGGTGAAAAAGCCACCATCCGCCTGCACTCGGTCAACAGCGTGCCCAGCCTGTCCAACATCCTGCCGGCGCTGCATAACGCCGGGGTCGAAATCGACCGCGAGCACAGCTACCAGATCAGCGGCAATGGCATGTTGCGCCGTTATGTCACCAGCCTGCAGCTGGACGCGCCTTCCGCCGCCAAACTGGCCAAGCTGGAAGATAAGAGTGTGGCGGAAGACCTGTTCGCGCAGCTGTTTAACAACCACGCCGAAGATGGCCGCTTGAACGGTCTGGTGGTGGAAGGCGGTTTGCGCACGCGCGAAGTGCAAATGATCCGCGCCTATCTGGGTTACTGGCGCCAGGCTGGCAGCCGCTTCTCGGTGCGCTATATGGCCGACTGCCTGCGCCGTCAGCCGGGCTATGTCAAGCGTCTGGTGGACGCCTTCATGCAGCGTTTTGACCCGGCGGCAGACGACGCCGCGCGCGCCGCCGGCAACGCCACGATTGCCTCGCTGAAATCGAATCTGGCCGATGTCGATCACGCTGACACCGAAGAAATTCTGGGCATCATCGCCGAATTGATGCTGGCCACGCTGCGCACCAATTATTTCCAAAACGATGGCGACACCATCATTTTCAAATTTGATTGCGGCGCCCTGGGCTGGTTGCCGGAGCCGCGCCCGTATCGCGAAATTTATGTCTTCTCGCGCCGCTTTGAAGGCGTGCACCTGCGCGGCGGCCCGGTCGCGCGCGGCGGCTTGCGCTGGTCTGACCGGATGGAAGACTATCGCACCGAAGTGCTGGGCCTGGTCAAGGCGCAGATGGTGAAAAACGCGGTGATCGTGCCGGCTGGCGCGAAGGGCGGTTTTGTCTGCAAGATGATGCCGCAAAATGCTGCGCGTGAAGTGATTGCGGCGGAAGGCGAAGCCGTGTACCGCCTGTTTATCGGCGGTTTGCTGGACATCACCGATAACCGCCAAAAAGGCGAAGTGGTGCACCCGGCCAACACTGTCTGCCACGACGGCAATGACCCGTATCTGGTGGTGGCGGCGGACAAGGGCACGGCCACCTTCTCGGATATCGCCAACGGCATCGCCGTCAGCCGTGGCTTCTGGCTGGGCGACGCGTTTGCTTCCGGCGGCTCGAACGGCTATGACCACAAGAAACTGGGCATCACCGCCAAGGGCGCATTTGAAGCGGTGAAACGCCATTTCTACGAAATCGGCCACGACATGAACACCACCCCGACCACCGTGGTGGGCGTGGGCGATATGTCGGGCGACGTGTTTGGCAATGGCGTGCTGTTGTCGCGCAATCTGAAATTGCTGGCTGCGTTTGACCATCGCCACATCTTCCTCGATCCGAACCCGGATTGCGCGGTTTCCTTCGCTGAACGCGAGCGCATGTTCGCGCTGCCGCGTTCCTCCTGGGACGATTACAACAAAGAACTGATCTCCAAAGGCGGCGGGGTGTATCCGCGCACCGTGCGCAGCATTGATTTGAGCGATGAAATCCGCGCTGCGCTGGATATCGCCGAAACCGCGCTGACTCCGGAAGAGCTGATGCACCGCATCCTGCTGGCCCCGGTCGATCTGTTCTACAACGGCGGCATCGGCACCTATATCAAAGCCAGCCATGAAACCCACGCCCAGGTGAAAGACCGCGCGAATGACAATATCCGCGTCAGTGGCCGTGAGTTGCGCTGCAAAGTGGTGGCGGAAGGCGGCAATCTGGGCGCGACCCAATCCGGGCGTATCGAATTCGCCCTGCACGGCGGCCACATCTTCACCGATGCGATTGACAACTCCGCCGGCGTGGATTGCTCCGACCATGAAGTCAACGCCAAGATTTGGCTGGACGCCGAAGTCAATGCCGGCAAACTGGGCGAAGCCGAGCGCAACACCCTGTTGAACGAGATGACGGCTGAAATCGAACGCCTGGTGCTGCGCGACAACAGCCTGCAAACCCATTTGCTGGTGCGTGAAGAGCAGGCGCAAGCCGATGGCATGGTGCTGGACGCC includes:
- a CDS encoding DcaP family trimeric outer membrane transporter, whose product is MGKRSVMMAALLGLGAVQGVQAQSAQDFEEMRAEIRRLRAEVEALKKDKGAMQEKHAGMHGAGHGAMKDKVDDLELRAKDAVVLGDIPNSFRLPNSETSLRIYGFAELNMVKEFKGDNGDSDYASFVPYVPLSGSAEANRNGRTYLHARTTRLGVEASTPSPYGPIGLKLEGDFNNDPRTGNAAVSGDIKNIYTQQATNSYNFRLRHAYGQFGGLLIGQTWSTFMDVDNGPETVDFNGPIGATFIRQPMIRYSYNTKDSGVFTAALENAVSYVLDNTGSVTTKGFSRAPDLVARWDKSFAWGSLSLRGVTHELRVKDGATGVGTSSWGYGLAASGLIKAAGDDIVLWGLTWGQGIGRYFNYIEGAFYDAANNRILKEKALGVQLAYQHKAAPNLRFNAVFGAQKHYDNAYTDFARANGLDAGRFGINRSVWQTHLGFIWNPVKNVDFGAEWLYGKRKTLAGETGEMNRLDFSAKYYFN
- a CDS encoding amino acid ABC transporter permease is translated as MPANMFPPGWSREKKSAVTVATAIILMLLFLWLMATPLSWLPAPIGPAAQQFAEGSRMTVQLTVVAGLAGVLLGVIAALAKLSSIWPLRMLASFYIWVFRGTPLLVQVMFAFSITLPNGSNFTEFQAAVIALALNVGAYNAEAIRAGILAVPRGQHEAARSLGLSSFQTFIDVIFPQAFRISLPALVNNIVSLLKDSSLAYVIGVVELSNIGNQVKSASFEPVPVFITVAAIYLVLTTLMTQVSDAIERQLDVERHK
- the astD gene encoding succinylglutamate-semialdehyde dehydrogenase; the protein is MNKHNHLIDGVWVNGSGSAFTAINPANGAVTWEGNQASAEEVDAACRAARAAFKPWARTALDERIAVCVRFRDLLKENTEELAQLIAQEVGKPMWEARTEVATMANKVDISIQSYHARTGSVSNKVADGDAVLRHRPHGVFAVFGPYNFPGHLPNGHIVPALIAGNTIVFKPSEYAPQSAIKTVQLWEMAGLPKGVLNLVNGARDTGAALVQNPEINGILFTGSCQTGIAFHKMFAGQVDKMLALEMGGNNPLLVWDVKNVDAAVHHTIQSAFVSAGQRCTCARRLIVQDNAAGEAFIARLVEVASRLTVGPQDADPQPFMGPVVSAKVAQNLLGAYQSLLDKGGKSLLQMRHLQEGTGFVSAGIVDVTGVQGIADEEWFGPLLQIFRVKDFAAAMQVANNTEFGLAAALLSDDAALWQEFLLEAQAGIVNWNRPTTGAASTAPFGGVGKSGNHKPSAYYAADYCAYPVASIENSQLEMPAKLSPGLHF
- a CDS encoding ABC transporter substrate-binding protein, which gives rise to MKRLKHLAIALAAVFACSAPQVMARTLDEIKADGKIILATEGLYPPFNYMQGSKLTGFEVELAEAVVKKMGLKFEWKSLSFDALLAGLRQDRWDLVIASFGITEERSKAVLFTAPHYCSGGVIVSRDGSVKTVGDLSGKVVAAQTGTTYFENVKKVPGIKEVKNYPADTDARAALTSGRVDAWVSDRFVAKTAMEANPAGMKLGDFLFVERVASAVKKGNTSLAGAWDKALAEVMADGTYKALSEKYMKEDVRCK
- a CDS encoding amino acid ABC transporter ATP-binding protein, yielding MQAKQRGDKPLITAKNVNKHFGAFHALKDVSAEFWAGEVTVIIGASGSGKSTFLRTLNRLETHDSGSIVIDGIELNDNVKNLDAIRREVGMVFQSFNLFPHLSVLDNITLAPRRLRGMSREQANGVALDLLKKVGLAEHSHKYPHQMSGGQQQRVAIARALAMSPKVMLFDEPTSALDPEMIKEVLDVMKDLAKTGMTMIVVTHEMGFARDVSDRVIFFEKGQILAEAPPQQFFNDAGNDRIRSFLGQIHNH
- a CDS encoding NAD-glutamate dehydrogenase domain-containing protein, whose protein sequence is MEQQPQDLRNQTLELIKRSAADQPELVQALTLTWLTSLDEDDLQGIAPGSLAEVLRAGFAQTLLRAGKTCQVHSLSYADGRGGKASALLIQNDDMPYLVDSLVMALRKSRLSVNAVLNAVLGVTRDASGQLTAVSHVKDSHGPRESYVLVLLAETAAAEMLHTVSAQIRMVAQDAAVVQRDAAKIKELMEGIGQDVKSRGAEGFEVAEFLQWAQSEGFEAFGYAYYRVVAGARELERDLPSRIGVLQDTSHPVYGACLANIPGDYESLAARKDILSVVKADVQCTLHRDQRLDFIGVRDTDSAGKIIGEHCFVGLFTRVATNTAVAKLPVARLRVAKVLELAGVRKEGFRAEKFREILDSLPRTETMEADPQWLAEVCSAIVSMYKLPRTKVFARRDVYARHLNVLVYLPRERYSANLAEAVAAALKESSGASDVRWQTLVADGPLARLYLIANAARYPLDLASDIQQPLLKVMDGWHGEFEQLIEALPDANLRSRLRQDAAALPAAYINVTPPAVALRDLQAALAQGDREEAAVRIEVAAGEKATIRLHSVNSVPSLSNILPALHNAGVEIDREHSYQISGNGMLRRYVTSLQLDAPSAAKLAKLEDKSVAEDLFAQLFNNHAEDGRLNGLVVEGGLRTREVQMIRAYLGYWRQAGSRFSVRYMADCLRRQPGYVKRLVDAFMQRFDPAADDAARAAGNATIASLKSNLADVDHADTEEILGIIAELMLATLRTNYFQNDGDTIIFKFDCGALGWLPEPRPYREIYVFSRRFEGVHLRGGPVARGGLRWSDRMEDYRTEVLGLVKAQMVKNAVIVPAGAKGGFVCKMMPQNAAREVIAAEGEAVYRLFIGGLLDITDNRQKGEVVHPANTVCHDGNDPYLVVAADKGTATFSDIANGIAVSRGFWLGDAFASGGSNGYDHKKLGITAKGAFEAVKRHFYEIGHDMNTTPTTVVGVGDMSGDVFGNGVLLSRNLKLLAAFDHRHIFLDPNPDCAVSFAERERMFALPRSSWDDYNKELISKGGGVYPRTVRSIDLSDEIRAALDIAETALTPEELMHRILLAPVDLFYNGGIGTYIKASHETHAQVKDRANDNIRVSGRELRCKVVAEGGNLGATQSGRIEFALHGGHIFTDAIDNSAGVDCSDHEVNAKIWLDAEVNAGKLGEAERNTLLNEMTAEIERLVLRDNSLQTHLLVREEQAQADGMVLDAYAALIADLEAEGALSRELEQLPNAVELARRKSEGIGLTTPELAVVVAHVKNRFKRILAEQDLTSADWAATLLAPYFPAQMVAARDPLEHPLANAILATVLANEVVNRCGPLMVAQLAAQYQVSQPHVVIAWAQAWAALNLAPLYDALDADALNVPRQVSMDVHERSRQLQKGMVEGVLALQQSTSDSSALSQLSQLFGEQELLNRLIGSGAAWPALDGVAQAYAHAALALDALSGVAGFLFASLSVKRPADMDLAQFLRVGMELRSASGIAQIERGLKQGAEGESQSQLRDFAQQALRRAQQRLLNHVLQSGKMEDQDIAAMVQNLGLAAPQFGADLAQVMLQAWALSEAANRVAEAA